The nucleotide sequence GCGATTGGTGCTGGTGCATAAGCACCCATTCCTCCTGTGTTCAATCCTGTGTCATTTTCACCGATTCTCTTATGATCTTGTGCCGGCGGGAAATTAAAGAACGAATAACCATCAGAAATCGTTAAAATTGAGATTTCATCACCTTCtaaaaattcttcaatcACAACAGAATTACCTGCATCACCGAATTGTCTTTCGATCATTATAGTTCTTAAGGCCTCGTGAGCCTCTTGCATGTCATTTGGAATCAATACACCTTTCCCTGCTGCAATGCCGTCTGCTTTAATGACCACTTTATAGTCAACCTCACTCAAGAATTTCTTTGCAGTTTCATAATCTGAGAAATTTGCATATCTTGCAGTTGGAATGTCATGTTTTGCCATAAAATCTTTGGAAAACACTTTTGAACCCTCAAAAGCGGCAGCTTTTGCAGAAGGACCGAAAACAGGAACACCAATACTTTTAAATACGTCCGTAACACCATCAACCAACGGTTGTTCTGGACCTGGCACAACCAACCCAATATCGTTATCAACAGCGAACTGTTTCAATGCATCGAAATCAGTGACATTAATGCCCAAATTGACATTTGTAGCCTTCTTGTTTGAAGAAGTACCACCATTGCCTGGAGCAACATAAATCTTATTCACAGTAGATGACTGACTTAGTTTCCAAACTAAAGCATCTTCTCTACCACCATTACCCAGAACTAGAATATTAAGAGACATAATTCAAACAAAATACGTGAAAATTGCAGTTGTATAGTTTCTTAATCTGTTATTTTCTCTTCAAACTGAGGAACATAGATCTGGTTGTGAGCTTTTTCACCTATCTTGATCAATTAACAATTATAAAACCAGTAAAGATTAAAACACAAtctcttttatataaaaataatttattgcTTATGTTTAAAGAGTCATCCAACCATCGTcacaattgaattaaaaacGAGACTCTTACCAAATCAATCAAGTAAAATTAGAAGTAATACAAAAAACCTGGATACGACCCATAAGACAGAGACAACACTAAATAGACCATCAAGTGCTTGGAATACTTTCTTCACCTTGACcatttgttgttgttgttgctgttgtaTTCTTTGAAGGTTGAACAATTGTTACAGAATCTTTCGATGATTCAATTTctcaaaatttttcagaaaCGATTTCAGTTTTGGACGCAAAAAAGCACAGAGACGTGCGGAGAGACATGTGATGAGGACGAAAACAGAGTCAGAATGAACTAGTGAAGAGTGAACCTGGCTCTCTCTCTATTGCCAAGTGACAGGCTCTGGGGATGACAGCAAATGCAGACGTCTGTGATGTCTGTTATCTGTCCACACGATCTATTATGTGGCTAAGAGAATAAGGATATCTCCAGATCGTTGAGGTCTTCAGAGGTTAAGTATTGTTTGCACATTGAGAATAGTTCTTCGGTGGTGATATGGCGGTCGCTGAGGTTCTGTTGACGTGGTAGCAGCTTGTATTTGACTAGCAATGCAACTAGACTACTGCGTTCGATGGATAATTGTTGGCTGCCATGGTATTGTTCTGCTTGCAAGGTGGTGGTTATCTTACTGGTGAGGTCGCCAGTGATCGTTGATAAGGCTTGCCACGAGGCGGGTGGTAAGGAAATCTGCTTGTGATTTAAATAGGGTCCAAACatgtttttcaattgagCAGGTTTCAAGCGCTGCGTCTCGTATGGTTCTGGCTCATCAGCATCCTCCAGCAATGTGTTTTCCTCGTTATATGTCGTTGCCTCCGGCATAGCCTCTTGGACGGGTTCCGTGTGCTCATTCTGATCGCTAAAATACATTGGCTCTTCGATGGGCTCCAATGCTGCATTTGTATCCGGCGTTGCTTCTGTCGCCGTTTGATTATCTGTGATTATAAATGATGAGATTTTGCGTCTCTTGGTTTTACTTCGCATGCTGGATAGACCGGCAAACACCGTGTCTATGACCGAATTCCCCTCTGCCGTGCCAAGGCTGTTAAGTCTACCATCGATTTCCGCAATCTCACTACCTCTCTCAGCTTTTGCACTTATCGAACGGTCATCAGATATGCTATGTGCCTCTGTGGTCTCCACTGACATCGACGTTGATTTCAAATCTTCAAGACTAGTTGACCTGTTCGTAGCCTCTCTTTGAGACGCAAGAGCCACACTCAGATCATTCAAATACGACTTAACGTCCGTAGGATCTTGTGATAACTCGGTGGCTCTTCCCATGTTAGAATATATCTGCTGTTGAGAACGCAACCGGAGCTGTCTTCGCAATTCCTCAATGTCAATGTATCCACTCTCTTGGCCATCCATGGTGTTCTCAGTACActtgttcttttttctgtgtgattttttatttttacaatatatCACTACACTCTCTACTCACTTGCAAGCATGTATATACGACTACTCTACCATTGTTTTCATATCTACTAACATTCAATCGACCTtcattcttcttttaatctCCAA is from Tetrapisispora phaffii CBS 4417 chromosome 14, complete genome and encodes:
- the CNN1 gene encoding centromere-binding protein CNN1 (similar to Saccharomyces cerevisiae CNN1 (YFR046C); ancestral locus Anc_3.559), whose protein sequence is MDGQESGYIDIEELRRQLRLRSQQQIYSNMGRATELSQDPTDVKSYLNDLSVALASQREATNRSTSLEDLKSTSMSVETTEAHSISDDRSISAKAERGSEIAEIDGRLNSLGTAEGNSVIDTVFAGLSSMRSKTKRRKISSFIITDNQTATEATPDTNAALEPIEEPMYFSDQNEHTEPVQEAMPEATTYNEENTLLEDADEPEPYETQRLKPAQLKNMFGPYLNHKQISLPPASWQALSTITGDLTSKITTTLQAEQYHGSQQLSIERSSLVALLVKYKLLPRQQNLSDRHITTEELFSMCKQYLTSEDLNDLEISLFS